Proteins from a genomic interval of Paenibacillus sp. RC334:
- a CDS encoding sugar ABC transporter ATP-binding protein has product MSSQVYTLEMKKISKQFAGVDALRSVDFTVHGGEIHALLGANGAGKSTLMKILSGAYRSDQGSIVAGGKELSIGSPWEAKRAGIHCVYQEVDSALVPQLSVAENIVLDDLSAPEGRWWAAPGSMRKRAREALGRLEADIDVRQYVSELTLAEKQLVLIARILTQQANTIIFDEPTAPLSEEETRRLFRTIHTLKAEGVACILITHRLPEVIEHSDRVTVMRDGEQVFTGPSSDLSVGDIVTHMLGKTFEEEFPKTDAPVGETVLEAQGLHRGLRVHGVDLQVRRGEILSIVGLVGAGKTELSRLLTGANKPDKGELVFKGRSIRLREPADAIVQGIVSIPEERRKQGVFIEETVERNLSLPLLGKLSVLGFISRRKERTNGNEVVASLGIKTPSLRQNVKYLSGGNQQKVAIGKWLHSGADVFVFDEPTKGVDIGAKSDIFRIIGELAAQGKAVIYLTCEFAEGIGIGDRIAVMYDGKIIKEFTRGEVEQEQLLLYASGGEEVHS; this is encoded by the coding sequence ATGAGTTCACAAGTGTATACACTGGAAATGAAGAAAATAAGCAAACAGTTTGCTGGTGTGGATGCGCTGCGGTCCGTGGATTTTACGGTGCATGGCGGCGAAATTCACGCTCTGCTGGGCGCAAACGGAGCAGGTAAAAGTACGCTGATGAAAATTTTATCCGGCGCGTATCGTTCCGATCAGGGAAGCATTGTAGCAGGTGGCAAGGAGCTGAGTATTGGTTCGCCGTGGGAGGCGAAGAGAGCGGGGATTCACTGTGTCTATCAGGAGGTCGATTCGGCGCTTGTGCCGCAGCTGAGCGTCGCGGAGAACATTGTACTGGACGATTTATCTGCACCTGAAGGACGCTGGTGGGCTGCGCCGGGTTCCATGCGTAAACGCGCGCGCGAGGCGTTGGGACGGCTGGAGGCCGATATTGATGTACGGCAATACGTTTCTGAGTTGACGTTGGCAGAAAAGCAGCTTGTACTCATTGCGCGTATTTTGACACAGCAAGCAAATACAATCATTTTCGATGAGCCTACAGCGCCGCTCAGCGAAGAAGAAACGCGGCGCTTGTTCCGCACCATCCATACGCTCAAGGCGGAGGGCGTTGCATGTATTCTTATCACGCACCGATTGCCAGAGGTCATCGAACACAGCGACCGCGTTACGGTGATGCGTGATGGGGAGCAAGTATTCACGGGTCCATCCTCTGATTTGAGTGTAGGCGACATCGTTACGCATATGCTTGGTAAAACATTTGAGGAGGAATTTCCGAAAACGGATGCTCCTGTCGGTGAAACGGTGCTGGAAGCCCAAGGGCTTCACAGGGGATTACGGGTTCACGGTGTCGATTTGCAGGTCAGACGCGGGGAAATCTTGTCTATCGTAGGTTTGGTCGGTGCGGGCAAAACGGAGCTGTCCCGGCTTCTTACAGGCGCCAATAAGCCCGATAAGGGGGAACTGGTCTTCAAAGGTCGCTCTATTCGTCTGAGAGAGCCTGCGGACGCGATAGTTCAGGGGATTGTGTCCATACCTGAGGAACGGCGCAAGCAGGGTGTATTCATCGAAGAGACGGTAGAACGAAACCTTAGTCTTCCGCTATTGGGCAAGTTGAGTGTACTTGGTTTTATCAGTCGTCGCAAAGAACGTACGAACGGTAACGAAGTCGTTGCTTCCCTGGGCATTAAGACGCCATCTCTGCGCCAGAATGTTAAATATTTGAGTGGCGGGAATCAGCAAAAGGTTGCGATAGGAAAATGGCTGCATTCCGGGGCAGATGTGTTTGTTTTTGACGAGCCGACCAAGGGTGTGGATATCGGGGCGAAAAGTGATATTTTCCGTATCATTGGTGAATTGGCGGCCCAGGGAAAAGCGGTCATCTATCTAACTTGTGAATTTGCTGAGGGCATCGGTATTGGTGATCGGATTGCGGTGATGTATGACGGAAAAATAATAAAGGAATTTACGCGGGGCGAAGTGGAGCAGGAACAGCTTCTGTTGTATGCCAGCGGCGGTGAAGAGGTGCATTCATGA
- a CDS encoding sugar ABC transporter substrate-binding protein, with protein MNIQKNKKLGLGAMMLLVLVLLVTACGAPKTESGAQGTSSTGSNTTDAKTDSLNLKGKRVALIMEFNTGTFSQQYVQGVEEEVKKFGGTLTKFVADNDKAKMASLLDSAINQQFDVILTDHGDALLETGLKKAISRNIPVIVFDAAVNVPGAVVLSQDDQSMAELTLEQMKKDIGGKGNIVKVWVAGFAPMERRQVAYDKFSKANPDIKEIATFGSAQNPALDTQSKMEAVLKQYPKGEITAVWAAWDEFAKGAARAIQQAGRTEIKVYGIDMSDEDLQMIQDPKNPWVASAAVDPTDIGRVQVRYAYQKLHGDNPEEQVVLKAVYVQREALPDKQISTSELSQYVKGWGKSEQGYKDWMKEYETAQINFRIKHKARFGALLS; from the coding sequence ATGAATATCCAAAAAAACAAAAAGCTAGGACTAGGGGCTATGATGCTGCTGGTGCTGGTTTTGCTGGTCACTGCATGTGGCGCGCCGAAAACAGAGAGCGGTGCTCAAGGGACAAGCAGTACAGGATCGAACACAACAGATGCAAAAACAGACAGTTTAAATTTAAAAGGCAAACGGGTTGCATTAATTATGGAGTTTAACACAGGCACGTTCTCGCAGCAGTATGTTCAGGGCGTGGAAGAGGAAGTTAAGAAATTTGGCGGTACGCTGACCAAGTTTGTGGCAGACAACGATAAAGCAAAAATGGCCTCCTTGCTCGATAGCGCGATTAACCAGCAGTTTGATGTCATTTTGACGGATCATGGTGATGCGTTGCTGGAAACAGGATTGAAAAAAGCGATTTCCCGCAATATCCCGGTTATCGTATTCGATGCTGCGGTCAACGTTCCGGGGGCTGTCGTACTTTCACAGGATGACCAAAGCATGGCCGAGCTGACGCTGGAGCAAATGAAAAAGGATATCGGCGGCAAAGGGAACATCGTAAAAGTGTGGGTTGCCGGCTTTGCACCGATGGAGCGTCGTCAAGTTGCTTACGATAAGTTTTCCAAAGCTAATCCGGATATTAAAGAAATTGCAACTTTTGGCTCAGCTCAAAATCCAGCTCTGGATACCCAATCCAAAATGGAGGCTGTGTTGAAACAATATCCAAAGGGTGAAATTACAGCGGTCTGGGCTGCCTGGGATGAATTTGCCAAAGGTGCAGCACGCGCCATCCAGCAAGCTGGACGCACGGAAATTAAAGTCTACGGCATTGATATGAGTGACGAGGATCTGCAAATGATTCAGGACCCGAAAAATCCTTGGGTAGCTTCTGCGGCTGTAGATCCTACAGATATCGGACGTGTACAAGTGCGCTATGCATATCAGAAGCTGCACGGGGACAACCCGGAGGAGCAAGTGGTATTGAAGGCGGTCTATGTGCAGCGCGAAGCATTGCCGGATAAGCAAATTTCCACATCCGAGCTGTCTCAATATGTAAAGGGATGGGGCAAAAGCGAGCAAGGCTACAAGGATTGGATGAAAGAATATGAAACGGCCCAAATAAACTTTAGGATAAAACATAAGGCGCGCTTCGGCGCGCTTTTATCATAA
- the spoIVA gene encoding stage IV sporulation protein A produces the protein MEKVDIFKDIAERTGGDIYLGVVGAVRTGKSTFIKRFMETIVLPNITSEADRARAVDELPQSAAGKTIMTTEPKFVPNNAVQIKVTEGLDVNVRLVDCVGYAVEGAKGYEDENGPRMISTPWFEEPIPFQEAAEIGTRKVIQEHSTLGVVVTTDGTIAEIPRSSYVESEERVIEELKEVGKPFVLVINSTHPRSDETLQLRSELAAKYDIPVMTLSAATMTEDDVTGVLREVLYEFPVHEVNVNLPSWVMVLNEDHWLRSNYENSVRDTVKDIRRLRDVDRVVGQFMEYEFIDRAGLSGMNMGQGVAEIDLFAPDELYDQILVEVVGVEIRGKDHLLQMMQDFAHAKREYDRFAEALEMVKTTGYGIAAPSLSEMALDDPQLIRQGTRFGVRLKATAPSIHMIRVDVESEFAPIIGTEKQSEELMRYLMQDFENDPIKIWESDIFGRSLHSIVREGIQGKIAMMPDNARYKLQETLGRIINEGSGGLIAIIL, from the coding sequence TTGGAGAAAGTGGACATTTTTAAAGACATTGCCGAACGCACCGGAGGAGATATTTATCTTGGGGTCGTCGGCGCAGTCCGAACAGGTAAATCAACTTTTATCAAGCGGTTTATGGAGACGATTGTTCTGCCGAACATTACAAGTGAGGCGGACCGTGCCCGCGCCGTAGATGAGCTGCCACAAAGTGCGGCAGGGAAAACGATCATGACGACGGAGCCTAAATTCGTACCGAATAATGCTGTCCAGATCAAAGTAACGGAAGGACTGGATGTGAATGTCCGTCTGGTCGACTGTGTAGGATACGCAGTAGAGGGTGCGAAGGGCTACGAGGATGAAAATGGTCCGCGGATGATCTCCACGCCATGGTTTGAAGAACCGATTCCGTTTCAGGAAGCGGCGGAGATTGGCACGCGCAAGGTCATTCAGGAGCATTCGACGCTCGGTGTTGTCGTCACGACAGACGGCACGATTGCGGAAATTCCGCGTAGCTCTTATGTAGAGTCGGAAGAGCGAGTCATTGAGGAGTTGAAAGAGGTAGGCAAGCCGTTTGTGCTGGTCATCAATTCCACGCATCCGCGCAGCGATGAAACACTTCAACTTCGCAGTGAGTTGGCAGCCAAGTATGATATTCCTGTCATGACGCTCAGTGCAGCAACGATGACAGAAGATGATGTTACAGGCGTGCTTCGTGAAGTATTATATGAATTCCCAGTGCATGAGGTGAATGTGAATTTGCCGAGCTGGGTTATGGTACTGAATGAAGATCACTGGCTGCGCAGCAATTATGAGAATTCCGTCCGCGATACGGTAAAAGACATTCGACGCCTGCGTGATGTAGACCGGGTGGTCGGCCAGTTTATGGAGTATGAATTCATCGACAGGGCCGGTCTGAGCGGGATGAATATGGGCCAGGGTGTGGCGGAAATTGATCTGTTCGCACCGGATGAGCTGTACGATCAGATTTTGGTCGAGGTGGTTGGGGTAGAGATCCGCGGCAAGGATCATCTTCTGCAAATGATGCAAGATTTTGCCCATGCCAAGCGGGAATACGACCGCTTCGCCGAGGCGCTGGAAATGGTCAAGACAACGGGATATGGCATTGCTGCGCCGTCGTTGTCCGAGATGGCACTAGACGATCCGCAGTTGATTCGTCAGGGTACAAGGTTTGGTGTGCGGCTCAAGGCAACAGCACCTTCCATACACATGATCCGTGTCGATGTGGAATCGGAATTTGCTCCGATTATCGGAACAGAGAAGCAAAGTGAGGAGCTTATGCGCTATCTGATGCAGGATTTTGAAAATGATCCGATCAAAATTTGGGAATCGGACATTTTCGGACGCTCGCTGCATTCCATTGTGCGTGAAGGCATTCAGGGCAAGATCGCAATGATGCCAGACAATGCACGCTACAAACTTCAGGAAACGTTGGGCCGCATTATTAACGAAGGCTCCGGTGGTCTGATTGCCATCATTCTTTAA
- a CDS encoding 2Fe-2S iron-sulfur cluster-binding protein, protein MDVHITFKPSGRRVQVGQGTTLLQAARKANVYIPTRCDGKAACLMCKVHISQEWAVHAGQPSDAERRKLGSLLDEGIRLSCQARAQSNVEVMIPEDKLKAAVRRQLERQAQEDELW, encoded by the coding sequence ATGGATGTGCATATTACGTTTAAGCCATCAGGGAGGCGCGTACAGGTCGGTCAAGGCACGACATTGCTCCAGGCCGCACGTAAAGCGAACGTGTATATTCCAACCCGTTGTGATGGAAAAGCGGCCTGTCTCATGTGCAAGGTGCATATTTCACAGGAATGGGCTGTACACGCAGGCCAGCCAAGTGATGCAGAGCGCCGCAAGCTGGGATCTCTGCTGGATGAAGGCATCCGCTTGTCCTGTCAGGCTCGCGCTCAGAGTAATGTTGAGGTGATGATACCAGAGGATAAGCTCAAGGCGGCTGTTCGGCGACAGCTTGAGCGTCAGGCACAGGAAGACGAACTATGGTAA
- a CDS encoding stage VI sporulation protein F, which produces MSKNFPKDALKAINKKGGKNISENAVKKLASTVKADTLQSEAQLRQLIKQVSAMANIPVSEDTVRDIVGAVKKSGMSPSNMEGLMKMMMKK; this is translated from the coding sequence GTGAGTAAAAACTTTCCGAAAGATGCGTTGAAGGCCATTAACAAAAAAGGCGGCAAAAACATATCTGAAAATGCGGTGAAAAAGCTGGCAAGCACCGTGAAGGCGGACACGCTTCAAAGTGAAGCACAGCTGCGTCAGCTGATAAAGCAGGTATCTGCGATGGCCAACATTCCGGTGTCGGAAGATACAGTAAGGGATATTGTCGGTGCCGTCAAAAAGAGCGGAATGAGTCCTTCCAATATGGAAGGGTTGATGAAAATGATGATGAAAAAATAA
- a CDS encoding NAD(P)H-dependent glycerol-3-phosphate dehydrogenase, with protein MSEKIAVLVAGSWGTALASVLAANNNDVSVWTRNEQQAAEINEKHTNEHYLPGSVLTERITATTDMEAAVSGAKAVIIVAPSAAARQVARSLKAFFTKDMLIVHAIKGFETETLKRMSTVISEELEVAEGDIAVLSGPSHAEEVVRKCPTTVVVASSNEKAAQAAQELFMNSYFRVYTNRDLLGVELSGALKNIIALGAGMSDGLGFGDNAKAALLTRGLAEITRAGVEMGANPLTFSGLAGIGDLVVTATSRHSRNWRAGSLLGQGQKLDDVLESMGMVVEGIRTTKAAYAISQKLGVQMPITEVLYGVLFEGRDVRKAVEALMGRDPKTEMEVMPLQTWEQWHS; from the coding sequence TTGTCTGAGAAAATAGCTGTGCTGGTCGCGGGCAGTTGGGGAACAGCTCTGGCTTCCGTCCTTGCGGCCAATAACAACGATGTCTCTGTCTGGACGAGAAACGAACAGCAAGCTGCTGAAATCAATGAGAAGCATACAAATGAGCATTATTTACCTGGTTCTGTCCTGACTGAACGGATTACGGCTACAACTGATATGGAAGCTGCGGTGTCCGGTGCCAAAGCAGTTATAATCGTAGCTCCTTCCGCTGCTGCGCGTCAGGTGGCGCGTAGTCTGAAAGCATTCTTTACCAAGGATATGCTGATTGTGCATGCCATTAAAGGTTTTGAAACGGAAACACTCAAACGTATGTCCACGGTGATTTCAGAAGAGCTGGAAGTCGCGGAGGGTGATATTGCCGTGCTGTCCGGTCCGAGCCATGCGGAAGAAGTAGTGCGGAAATGCCCTACGACGGTTGTCGTAGCCTCGTCTAATGAGAAGGCTGCACAGGCTGCACAGGAGCTGTTCATGAACTCCTATTTCCGTGTGTATACGAACCGGGATTTGTTGGGTGTGGAGCTATCCGGAGCGTTGAAGAACATTATCGCTCTGGGCGCGGGGATGTCGGACGGATTAGGCTTCGGGGATAATGCAAAAGCCGCTTTGTTGACTCGTGGTTTGGCAGAGATTACCCGTGCCGGAGTAGAAATGGGAGCCAATCCGTTGACCTTTTCCGGGCTTGCGGGTATAGGCGATCTGGTCGTCACCGCAACGAGCCGTCACAGCCGTAACTGGCGTGCAGGCTCACTGCTTGGGCAGGGACAAAAGCTTGATGATGTGCTAGAATCCATGGGCATGGTGGTAGAAGGCATTCGGACGACAAAGGCAGCCTATGCGATCTCGCAAAAGCTGGGCGTTCAGATGCCTATTACGGAAGTGCTGTACGGGGTACTATTTGAAGGACGTGACGTCCGCAAGGCCGTCGAGGCGCTCATGGGGCGCGACCCGAAAACCGAAATGGAAGTCATGCCTCTGCAAACATGGGAACAATGGCATTCATAA
- the plsY gene encoding glycerol-3-phosphate 1-O-acyltransferase PlsY encodes MILQIVAIVLSYLLGSVSFSLLYGKLKGIDIRQHGSGNAGATNTLRVLGKGPAILVLLLDVLKGIVAVLIGHWLGGNSSWLPGLCGIAAIAGHNWPVYFHFRGGKGIATAIGVLVSIALLPALYAGIIAILAIVITRYVSLGSLIFVILTPWILLVLGYAWPLFWTALVICVFAVWRHRTNIAKLVRGKENKLGSKGGDRLV; translated from the coding sequence TTGATTTTACAGATCGTTGCCATCGTACTCAGTTACTTGCTTGGCTCTGTCAGCTTCAGTCTGCTGTATGGAAAATTAAAAGGAATCGACATTCGCCAGCATGGAAGTGGCAATGCCGGCGCGACGAATACGCTGCGCGTGCTAGGAAAAGGCCCTGCCATTCTGGTACTGCTGCTGGACGTACTTAAAGGGATTGTTGCGGTGCTGATAGGGCATTGGCTTGGCGGAAATTCATCCTGGTTACCGGGTTTGTGTGGCATTGCGGCGATTGCAGGCCATAACTGGCCGGTATATTTCCACTTTCGCGGAGGAAAAGGTATTGCTACCGCTATTGGTGTATTGGTCTCGATTGCCTTACTCCCCGCATTGTATGCCGGAATTATTGCGATTCTTGCAATCGTAATTACGCGCTATGTATCCCTTGGCTCGCTGATTTTTGTCATTTTGACACCTTGGATTTTACTGGTACTTGGTTATGCATGGCCGCTCTTCTGGACGGCTCTGGTCATTTGTGTGTTTGCTGTGTGGAGACACCGCACTAACATTGCCAAGCTGGTACGGGGGAAAGAAAACAAGCTTGGCTCCAAAGGAGGAGATCGTCTTGTCTGA
- the der gene encoding ribosome biogenesis GTPase Der, whose amino-acid sequence MARPVVAIVGRPNVGKSTIFNRIIGDRLSIVEDKPGITRDRIYGISEWNGKSFSIIDTGGIEIDGEDEILKSIRMQAELAIEEADVIVFMSDAKAGITQSDEEVAQMLYRSGKPVVVAVNKVDNLARADLIYEFYSYGFGDPIAISGSHGIGLGDLLDAITSNLPELEEDIYDEDVIRVALIGRPNVGKSSLVNAILGEERVIVSDIAGTTRDAIDTPFEKDGQKYVLIDTAGMRKRGKVYETTEKYSVMRAMRAIERADVVLVVINGEEGIIEQDKHIAGYAYEAGKASLFVVNKWDVVDKDDKTMRQFETKIRDHFLFMTYAPIVFLSAKTKQRLQKLLPVVQHVAQQHVLRIQTHLLNDVISDAVAINPPPTDKGRRLRINYVTQVAVKPPTMVVFVNDPEMMHFSYERYLENKIRAAFNFEGTPIRIFTRRKSDES is encoded by the coding sequence ATGGCAAGACCCGTTGTGGCTATTGTCGGTCGTCCGAATGTGGGTAAATCCACCATTTTTAATCGGATTATCGGAGATCGTTTATCCATAGTGGAAGATAAGCCTGGAATCACCCGTGACCGTATTTATGGTATATCGGAGTGGAACGGTAAATCCTTCAGTATTATTGATACTGGCGGCATTGAGATTGATGGGGAAGATGAAATCTTGAAATCCATCCGGATGCAAGCCGAACTAGCTATAGAAGAAGCAGATGTTATTGTATTCATGAGTGATGCGAAGGCAGGGATTACGCAATCTGATGAAGAGGTAGCCCAAATGCTGTATCGTTCGGGCAAGCCTGTTGTTGTGGCTGTAAACAAGGTGGACAATCTGGCACGTGCGGATCTGATTTATGAATTTTATTCTTATGGATTCGGCGACCCGATTGCCATTTCTGGTAGCCACGGTATAGGTCTTGGTGACCTGTTGGATGCGATTACGTCCAATTTGCCTGAGCTGGAAGAGGACATTTATGATGAAGATGTGATCCGTGTTGCCTTGATCGGTCGCCCGAACGTAGGTAAATCCTCGCTTGTTAACGCCATTCTGGGAGAGGAACGGGTTATTGTTAGTGACATTGCAGGTACAACGCGTGATGCAATTGATACGCCTTTTGAAAAAGACGGCCAGAAGTATGTACTGATTGATACGGCGGGTATGCGTAAACGTGGTAAAGTATATGAGACGACAGAAAAATATAGTGTGATGCGTGCCATGCGTGCTATTGAGCGTGCAGATGTCGTACTGGTCGTTATTAACGGCGAGGAAGGTATTATTGAGCAGGATAAGCACATTGCCGGTTACGCTTATGAAGCAGGTAAAGCCTCGCTGTTTGTTGTAAACAAATGGGATGTCGTGGATAAGGACGATAAAACGATGCGCCAATTTGAAACTAAAATTCGCGATCACTTTCTGTTTATGACCTATGCTCCGATTGTGTTCTTGTCTGCGAAAACAAAGCAGCGCTTGCAAAAGCTGCTCCCTGTTGTCCAGCATGTGGCGCAGCAGCATGTCTTGCGTATTCAGACGCATTTGCTGAACGATGTTATTTCCGATGCGGTTGCGATTAATCCTCCGCCAACTGACAAAGGACGCCGTCTGCGTATTAACTACGTGACTCAGGTTGCTGTTAAGCCGCCTACGATGGTTGTATTCGTCAATGATCCGGAAATGATGCACTTCTCTTACGAGCGTTATCTGGAGAACAAAATTCGCGCCGCCTTCAACTTTGAGGGAACTCCAATTCGTATCTTTACACGGCGCAAGTCTGACGAAAGTTAG
- the rpsA gene encoding 30S ribosomal protein S1, whose translation MSEEIKNQEAAEAANQDELDQIVSLKKGDTVKGTIVKLEDNQAVVSIGYKYDGIIPIRELSSGLDNAEEAVQVGQEVEARIISIDDGKEKLVLSKRAIDSENAWEKLEQLFESKEVFEVVVNDVVKGGIVVDVGLRGFIPASMVERHFVEDFSDYKGRTLRVVVKELDRENNKVILSQKDVLEAEFEANKLKVMAELKEGQEIVGTVQRLTQFGAFVDVGGVDGLVHVSEIAWTHVDKPSDAVSEGEQVKVRVLKVDPEKGKISLSMKAAQPGPWESAAGQFNNGDVVTGVVKRLVNFGAFVEIASGVEGLVHISQISHKHIGTPQEVLEEGQEVKVKILEMNPTEKRVSLSIKETEEAPEAAPRAERAPRASRAPREELNNPNVSLNNSGLSITLGERFGDKLNKFK comes from the coding sequence ATGTCGGAAGAAATTAAAAATCAAGAAGCTGCTGAAGCGGCAAATCAAGACGAGCTCGATCAAATCGTCTCCCTGAAAAAAGGTGACACCGTTAAAGGTACAATCGTGAAATTGGAAGATAACCAAGCGGTAGTAAGCATTGGATATAAATACGATGGAATTATTCCAATTCGCGAGTTGTCTTCTGGTTTGGACAACGCAGAAGAAGCAGTACAAGTAGGCCAAGAGGTTGAAGCTAGAATTATCAGCATCGACGACGGCAAAGAAAAACTTGTCCTGTCCAAACGTGCAATCGACAGTGAAAATGCTTGGGAAAAGCTGGAGCAGCTGTTTGAAAGCAAAGAAGTATTTGAAGTGGTTGTTAATGATGTCGTTAAAGGCGGCATCGTTGTAGACGTGGGTCTGCGCGGATTTATCCCTGCATCCATGGTAGAACGCCATTTCGTTGAAGATTTCAGCGATTATAAAGGCCGCACATTGCGTGTTGTCGTGAAAGAGCTGGATCGTGAGAACAACAAGGTAATCCTTTCTCAAAAAGACGTTCTGGAAGCAGAATTTGAAGCCAACAAGCTTAAAGTAATGGCTGAGCTGAAAGAAGGACAAGAAATCGTGGGTACGGTTCAACGTCTCACTCAATTCGGTGCTTTCGTTGACGTAGGCGGCGTGGATGGTTTGGTTCACGTATCTGAAATTGCCTGGACTCATGTTGACAAACCTTCCGATGCGGTTTCTGAAGGAGAACAAGTAAAAGTGAGAGTCCTGAAAGTGGACCCTGAAAAAGGAAAAATCAGCCTGAGCATGAAAGCTGCACAGCCTGGTCCTTGGGAATCTGCTGCTGGACAATTTAACAACGGTGACGTTGTAACAGGCGTTGTTAAACGTCTGGTTAACTTCGGTGCATTCGTTGAAATCGCTTCTGGCGTGGAAGGTTTGGTTCATATCTCCCAAATTTCCCACAAACACATTGGAACTCCACAAGAAGTTCTGGAAGAAGGACAAGAAGTTAAGGTTAAAATTCTTGAAATGAATCCTACTGAAAAACGTGTTAGCCTGAGCATTAAAGAAACTGAGGAAGCTCCAGAAGCTGCTCCAAGAGCAGAAAGAGCGCCACGTGCATCCCGCGCGCCTCGTGAGGAACTGAACAATCCGAACGTTTCTTTGAACAATTCTGGTCTGAGCATTACGCTTGGCGAACGTTTTGGCGATAAACTGAACAAATTTAAATGA
- the cmk gene encoding (d)CMP kinase — MARQHVSSSNKINVAIDGPAGAGKSTVARLVAKALSYVYVDTGAMYRAATWYMMRKEIPAENVQKVLQYVPELVIELVPDPTGQKVYCNGEDVTTVIRSMEVTGKVSQYSSIAGLRSRLTENQREMAARKGVVMDGRDIGTTVLPDAEVKVFMTASVQERASRRFKELSGADDITLEQLERDIAARDKLDEEREVSPLRCSDDAIVLDTTHMGIQDVVDTIVSYCTTAKDGEISQ; from the coding sequence TTGGCAAGGCAACATGTATCTTCAAGTAATAAAATAAATGTAGCCATTGATGGACCTGCTGGTGCAGGGAAAAGTACGGTGGCCCGCTTGGTAGCGAAAGCACTTTCTTATGTTTATGTAGATACCGGAGCGATGTACCGGGCAGCAACATGGTACATGATGCGCAAGGAAATTCCGGCGGAAAATGTACAAAAAGTGCTTCAATATGTGCCTGAGCTGGTGATTGAATTAGTACCGGACCCTACAGGCCAAAAGGTTTATTGTAACGGGGAAGATGTAACGACAGTAATTCGTTCGATGGAAGTGACAGGCAAGGTGTCACAGTATTCGAGTATTGCGGGGTTGCGTTCGCGTTTGACTGAAAACCAGCGTGAAATGGCCGCGCGTAAAGGTGTCGTTATGGATGGTCGCGATATTGGAACCACTGTGCTTCCTGATGCGGAAGTCAAGGTGTTTATGACCGCAAGTGTTCAGGAACGTGCCTCTCGCCGGTTTAAAGAACTAAGCGGAGCTGATGATATCACTCTGGAGCAGCTTGAACGTGACATTGCGGCGCGTGACAAGCTTGATGAGGAGAGGGAGGTATCCCCGCTTCGTTGCAGTGACGACGCTATCGTGCTGGATACGACCCATATGGGCATTCAGGATGTCGTCGATACCATTGTATCTTACTGCACCACGGCGAAGGATGGAGAGATCAGCCAATGA
- a CDS encoding flagellar brake domain-containing protein, with protein sequence MFPTINDVLYIQVAGTDHADEHFEFKSRIAEEESQNFLIEIPMSQTSGQLKKLFLGEELSIFFMSEGGIKNYFNTHVTGFKEDVLRMVRIHKPVPDSISKIQRRNFLRVQANLEIAVKYGLNESRFVAETHDVGGGGVSFQTQGSHHLEEGESLSCWILVPYKNGTQEHVPFQSEIVRIQQMENGRRLIMLKYEEIADQERQKLIKYCFERQLEFRGR encoded by the coding sequence TTGTTTCCTACAATTAATGATGTGCTATACATACAAGTGGCTGGTACCGATCATGCGGATGAACATTTTGAATTTAAGTCACGTATTGCGGAAGAGGAGTCCCAGAACTTTCTAATAGAGATACCCATGTCTCAAACGAGCGGGCAACTGAAAAAACTGTTTTTAGGAGAAGAACTGTCGATATTTTTTATGAGCGAGGGCGGGATAAAAAACTATTTCAATACCCACGTTACTGGCTTTAAAGAGGATGTGCTCCGGATGGTTCGCATTCACAAGCCTGTCCCAGACAGCATCAGCAAAATTCAGCGTCGAAATTTTCTACGGGTTCAGGCCAACCTGGAAATAGCGGTAAAGTATGGATTAAACGAATCAAGGTTTGTAGCTGAGACACATGATGTAGGAGGTGGAGGCGTTTCTTTTCAGACTCAAGGATCACATCACCTGGAAGAAGGTGAATCATTGTCCTGCTGGATTCTGGTCCCTTATAAAAATGGAACTCAGGAGCATGTCCCGTTCCAATCCGAAATTGTACGTATTCAGCAAATGGAAAATGGTCGCAGGCTAATCATGCTGAAATATGAGGAAATTGCTGATCAGGAGCGTCAAAAGCTTATCAAATATTGCTTTGAGCGTCAGTTGGAATTCCGGGGGAGATAG